In a single window of the Pseudogemmatithrix spongiicola genome:
- the gmk gene encoding guanylate kinase: MTRQPFPLVLSAPSGAGKTTIARMLLKRRSDVGYSVSCTTRAPRPGEVDGVDYHFLTPEQFDAAVERGEFAEWAEVHGRKYGTLVREVKAVMDRGQHVMLDIDVQGARQVVQRFLDAVTVFVVPPSAEALVARLAGRNTESTEMLALRLRNAIQELEEAERYQHVVVNDNLEDAVARVSALIDEETLKRERLPALGKDVDRVVTRIQQELMARI; the protein is encoded by the coding sequence GTGACGCGGCAGCCGTTTCCGCTCGTGCTCTCCGCGCCCTCGGGTGCGGGCAAGACGACCATCGCCCGGATGCTGCTGAAGCGGCGCAGCGACGTGGGCTACTCGGTGTCCTGCACGACCCGCGCCCCGCGGCCCGGCGAGGTGGATGGCGTCGACTACCACTTCTTGACGCCCGAGCAGTTCGACGCCGCCGTGGAGCGCGGGGAGTTCGCCGAGTGGGCGGAAGTGCACGGGCGGAAGTACGGTACGCTCGTGCGCGAGGTGAAGGCGGTGATGGACCGCGGCCAGCACGTGATGCTCGACATCGACGTGCAGGGCGCGCGGCAGGTGGTGCAGCGCTTCCTCGATGCGGTGACGGTCTTCGTCGTGCCGCCCTCCGCCGAGGCCCTGGTGGCGCGGCTGGCGGGCCGGAACACCGAAAGCACGGAGATGCTGGCGCTGCGGCTCCGGAACGCGATACAGGAACTCGAGGAGGCGGAGCGCTACCAGCATGTGGTCGTGAACGACAACCTCGAGGACGCCGTCGCGCGCGTGAGCGCGCTCATCGACGAGGAGACCCTCAAGCGCGAGCGGTTGCCGGCCCTCGGCAAGGACGTGGACCGGGTGGTGACGCGGATCCAGCAGGAGTTGATGGCCCGGATCTAG
- a CDS encoding DNA-directed RNA polymerase subunit omega has protein sequence MQVFTPKDITEHATNKYLAVLVAAKYARVLNEFPRDRSKNEKKLSTRALEDLKDGDIEYRVVPRRRAKGA, from the coding sequence ATGCAAGTCTTTACGCCGAAGGACATTACCGAGCACGCGACGAACAAGTACCTCGCGGTGCTCGTGGCGGCCAAGTATGCGCGTGTGTTGAACGAGTTCCCGCGCGACCGCTCGAAGAACGAGAAGAAGCTCTCCACCCGCGCGCTCGAGGACCTGAAGGACGGGGACATCGAGTACCGCGTGGTGCCGCGCCGTCGCGCCAAGGGCGCGTAA
- the coaBC gene encoding bifunctional phosphopantothenoylcysteine decarboxylase/phosphopantothenate--cysteine ligase CoaBC, translating into MRPFDGRRILLGVTGGIASYKSAWLARLLTQAGAQVDVVLTRSAREFIGSVTFEALTGRPVHTVLIGDGHALDHIRLAREAELIVIAPATADFLARAAHGHADELLSATLLAAECPVLLVPAMNDKMWANATVRANCAALAAQGKHILDPGVGPLASPDEGAGQGRMQEPETIVAHSARLLEPRGKLAGKRIVVTAGPTREPLDPVRYLTNHSTGKQGIALAEAAWRRGAAVVLVHGPLSAPAPVGAVLKPVETTQDMAEAVASEVGDADVLIMAAAPADFRPAQVASAKMKKTGTAPTLALEETPDILKSTAGHRKAGMIAVGFALETDDVAENAQKKLAAKQLTMIVANSAREAGAGFGHDTNRVTIFAANGTAEEFPLLSKRETADAILDRIEAML; encoded by the coding sequence GTGCGCCCGTTTGACGGTCGCCGCATCCTCCTCGGAGTCACCGGGGGGATCGCCAGTTACAAGTCCGCCTGGCTCGCCCGCCTGCTCACGCAGGCCGGCGCCCAGGTGGATGTCGTTTTGACCCGGTCCGCGCGCGAGTTCATCGGCAGCGTGACCTTTGAGGCGCTCACCGGGCGCCCGGTGCACACCGTCCTCATCGGCGACGGGCACGCCCTCGACCACATCCGGCTCGCCCGGGAGGCGGAGCTGATCGTCATTGCCCCGGCGACGGCTGATTTCCTCGCGCGTGCGGCGCATGGCCATGCCGATGAGCTGCTCTCGGCCACCCTGTTGGCCGCGGAGTGCCCCGTGCTGCTCGTGCCGGCGATGAATGACAAGATGTGGGCCAACGCCACGGTGCGGGCCAATTGCGCGGCGCTGGCGGCGCAGGGTAAGCACATCCTCGACCCGGGCGTGGGGCCGTTGGCGTCGCCCGATGAAGGCGCGGGGCAGGGGCGCATGCAGGAACCCGAGACCATCGTCGCGCACTCTGCGCGGTTGCTCGAGCCCCGCGGCAAGCTGGCCGGCAAGCGCATCGTCGTGACTGCGGGCCCGACACGCGAGCCGCTGGACCCGGTGCGTTACCTGACCAATCACTCCACGGGCAAGCAGGGCATCGCCTTGGCCGAGGCGGCGTGGCGTCGCGGCGCCGCGGTGGTGCTCGTGCACGGGCCGCTGAGCGCGCCTGCGCCGGTGGGCGCAGTGCTGAAGCCGGTCGAGACGACGCAGGACATGGCCGAGGCGGTTGCCAGCGAGGTCGGCGATGCCGACGTGCTCATCATGGCCGCCGCGCCTGCCGATTTCCGCCCGGCGCAGGTCGCGTCTGCAAAGATGAAGAAGACGGGCACGGCGCCGACGCTCGCGCTCGAGGAGACGCCGGACATTCTCAAGTCCACGGCCGGGCACCGCAAAGCGGGCATGATTGCCGTCGGCTTCGCCCTCGAGACGGACGACGTGGCCGAGAACGCGCAGAAGAAGCTCGCGGCCAAGCAGCTGACCATGATCGTTGCGAACAGCGCCCGCGAGGCGGGCGCCGGCTTTGGGCACGATACCAATCGCGTGACGATCTTCGCCGCGAATGGGACGGCGGAGGAGTTTCCCTTGCTCAGCAAGCGCGAGACCGCCGATGCGATCCTGGATCGCATCGAGGCCATGCTGTGA